GCAGTTCCTGTGAAAACGAGTACCCATAGGAGTAGCTTTCCGAATCGAACCGGGCGCCCGGGTACCGGTTCCAATACCAGGTGCCTCCCACTCCCGTCCCTCTCTCAAAGACCCGGACCGTCATACCCAGTTCCCGCAGCTTGTACAACTGGTACATGCCTGCAATACCGGCTCCGATCACGATTGCATCGTAATCAAGATCAGTATTTGAAAGAGACATTTTCGTAACTCCAAGTGGTTTGAGTGAGGACTGGGCCATCTTACGTTAGAACAGTTCCCCAAGCGCTTGTTGAGGGTTGACCGCACGAATTGGAGACCGCTCGTAATCTCTGATGTTCCTGGTGACTATGAATCGAGCCCCACAGGACTGGGCGGCAGCCACCTGCATGGCGTCCTCGAAGTCTGCCATGGGTAGGCCCGCAGCATAGTGGATTCCTTCCGTGCCAGTCGTGGCCACTGAGACAAAGCGGGTTAGCTCGACGATGAATTCGCGAGCGTTGACCGCTCCAAATGTCGGAGCTATGAGGTAGTAGAGGTTCGACACAGAGTGCCACGCGATGTATGCGGCCTCCGCGCCGTTTTCGATCCGGTCCATAAGCTCTGAAGCCGCTTCAGAGTGTGGGTGCCTGTCGAGTGCGATGTCCACGAGAACGTCCGTGTCCAGCAGTATCACTGAAGGTACTTTCTGGCCAGCGCGTCGTATCGTGGATCGTCCTCACGGTCCGCTGCCTGGAACTTGCCACGCCATCGTGAGGCGAAGGTTGGCCTGTTCTCTCCCGATATTTCCCTGAGCGATTTCTCGATCAGCGAAGAAAGCGAAACGCCCTTGGAACGAGCGTATCGCTTGGCCACGGGGATCAGTTCCGCGTCCACGGTGATGGTGAGTTTCTGCTTCATCTTGATCCTGCACTCTCAGTTATTTCATACGGATACTAGATAGCAGTATACGTATATGGGAGTCGCTGCTCAAGTTTCCTCAACAGCCCGGCTGCAACAGCCCGCAACCCTACTCCTCCACCGCCTGCGCCGCCGGCAGGAAATCAGCATCGGCGAAGTCTGCGAAGCGGTTGGGCAGGAACTCAGCCATGTCGGAGACGACCTGCGTCGAGCCACGACAGACGTAGTCTGCGATTACCAGCCCGGTGATGGGCCCCAGGTGGATGCCCTTGGTCGTGTGTCCGGTGGCCAGCAGGACGCCCTCCCAGCCGGGGACCGGGCCGATGATGGGGTTGCCGTCCGGACTCAGGGGCCGCGAACCGGCAAGCTGCTGCACCAGCTCGGCACGCTCCAGGTCGGGCAGGACATCGATGGCGCGCTGCAGTAGTTCCATCCGGGCGCTCGCCGTGGGCTGACGGTCGAACTCCTCGCCCGCGAAGAGAAGTCTCTGGTCGTAGTCCCGGCCGCCGGTGCTGCCGACGCTGGTGAATCCGTCCATCCGGCTGATCATGTGACCTCGCTTCGGCGAGCTGATCAGCACCGGAAGGGGATCGCCGGGATAGCTGAGCAGCAGGCGCTCTCCCTTCAGCGGTCGGACGGGAACTGGGAAGCCCAACCAGGGAGTGAACGCCCGACTCCAGGTGCCTGCGGCGATTACCACAGTGTCGCAGTGTATGTCCGCGGAGGCGGTCCTGACGCCGGAAACCGTGGACCCGCTCGTGACAAGACCGGTCACCTCACGGTAGATGATGTCGGCGCCCTTTAGCTCGGCACCGCCGCCAAGGGCCAGGTTGAGACGGTAGCTGTCCAGCTGAGCCGTCTCGTCCTCGTACACGGCGCCGACGACAGAAGGGGAGAGGCGCGGCTCGATCGAGTGCACTTCCTGGGTGTCGATCCAGCGCATCTTCACGTGCGGCTCCTGCCAGACCATCATGCCCTTGATCAGGTCGGCCTCTTCATCGTCCAGGGCCAGCCGGAGGGAGGGACGACGCTGGTAGAGCAGGTCCATGCCAGTGGCGGACTCCAGCTCCGGGACGATCTGCTCGAACTCGGAGAATGAGGCACGGGCTAGCTGGAAGGATGGGCCAGGCGTGAACTCTGCGCCCAGCAGGCTGAGGGAGCCGGTGGCATGAGCGGAAGCCCCGCTGCCGATGGCCTCCCGCTCGAGGACGGTCACGCTGACGCCCTCACGGGCCAGGTAGTAGGCTACCGAGCACCCGACCACACCGGCCCCTATGACAACTACGTCCGCACTCTTTGCCAACCCCTCGCTCCCCAGATGAAGTCCTCGCGATTATCACCGTGGGCAGAACGAGTGTCAAACCGGGTCAAAATCAGAGACCTTTGCATGACTTCGTCGTTCCGGCGAAGGAACGTCACCCCGTACCACGATACGGGGCCGGAATCCAGAGGTGTGTTAGCAATGACCAGTTGCTGGCGATCAAGGCTTCTCACCCTCACCCTAACCCTCTCCCTGAGGGAGAGGGGACTATGCGAAGGTCTGGAAATCACTCCGGGACGGCCCAGGTTGGTGTCGTCGACATCTGGTTTGGAGGTGCGAGGGAATACGCGTAGGCAAGATAGGAGACTGCCGAGTCGGAGCTCAGTCCCATTGCCATCCTGGTGAGCCAGACAGCGATCCCATTCTGGTCCGTGACTGTCGCCGGGTATGCGCGTGACGGATCGGGCACTGCATCTTCGCCGCCGGGACCGGATGCGGCATCCTCGACGTCTATGCTCGAAACCTGGGAGCCCTGTTGACTTGCAGACCGCGACTCTGCGAAAACAAGGTTGTCTTGGGAAGCGATGAGCGCGGTCCAGGTAATGGCCATTAGAATCGCGCAGACCGCCACAAACGCCATGGCGATTCCTATGCCGAATATCAGAGGCTTCCAAATGCTGGCTGTTGTGTCTGTGGCTGTCATGATGCCTCCTTTCGGCATCTCACATGAGATTAACAGCGATTTATTGTTAATAGCTTTAAATATAAAGTTAAGTCTGTATTAGACTGCGGTCTATGGAAGTTCAATTCGGTATTCGCGGGGGATGAAAGAAAGGGAGAGAAGATGCAGCCTGAACCATTCAACGTAAACATCAGCGACGACGTACTCGAAGACCTGCGCAGGCGTCTCAGCGCCACGCGCTGGCCGGACGAGCTTGACGGCGTGGGGTGGGACTACGGCTCCACGGTCGACTACATAAAGGAGCTGGTCGACTACTGGCTCAACGACTTCGACTGGCGGGCCCAGGAGCGCCTGATCAACTCATTCAGCAACTACAAGGCGACAGTCGGAGACCTGGGGATACACTTCGTTCACGAGCGAGGACAGGGTCCCGACCCGATGCCGCTCGTCATCACCCACGGCTGGCCCGGGACGTTCTTCGAGATGTACAAGCTCATCCCGCTGCTTGTCGATCCGGCATCGCACGGCGGCGATGCCGGAGACTCGTTCGACGTGGTCGCGCCGTCGCTGCCCGGTTTCGGATTCTCGGACCATCCCACCGAGCCCGGCATCGAGGTCGCCAGGACAGCCGCGCTCTGGGTAGATCTGATGACGCAGGTGCTCGGCTACCCGCGATTCGCCGCGCACGGCGGAGATATCGGTGCCGGTGTAACCGCGAACCTGGGATACGGTCACGCCGACAGCATGATCGGCATACACCTCACAGCGATCACGAGGCCAATGCCCTACCTCGGCGAAGGCGTTGCACCGCTGACAGACGCCGAGAGTGCCCACATGCGCCAGCGCGAGGAGTGGCAGCAGAATGAGGGAGCCTACGCGCACATGCAGGGCACAAAGCCGCAGACCCTCTCCTACGGTCTGAACGACTCTCCTGTGGGTCTCGCCGCCTGGATAGTGGAGAAGTACCGCACCTGGAGCGACTGCGATGGCGACGTCGAAAGTCGCTTCACCAAGGACGAGTTGCTGACCACCATCACCATCTACTGGGCCACCGCAACCATTGGCTCGTCCACGAGGATGTACAAGGAGAACCAGAGACACACGTGGACCATGGAGCGCGACGAGAAGATACAGGCCCAGACGGGAGTGGCTGCGTTCCCGTTCGAGCTCAGTCGTCCTCCGAGAGAGTGGGGCGAGCGCTCATACAACCTGCAGCGCTGGACGCCGATGCCACGAGGCGGCCACTTCGCCGCCCTGGAGGAGCCCCAGATCCTCGCCGAAGACATCCGCGAGTTCTTCCGACCCATGAGAGGGGGCTAGCCGACTAGCCGCGTCAGGAGACCTTTGTACAACCCCCTCTCCCTCACGGCTGATAGGGGTAGGTATTCACAAACCGTCATTCCCGCGGAAGCGGGAATCCAGGGGCTGGGGGTGTCCTTCGACAAGCTCAGAGCCAACGAACGAACTGTCGGTTTATCTACCCCTGTAAATTCCCTCACCCTCCTGGATTCCGGCCTTCGCCGGAATGACGGAGTTGTGCACGAATCTCCGTCAGCGGGATCGCAGACTAAAGCCCTCTCGCAAGCTGCTCCTGCTGCCAGGTGTAGTCGACGTCGCCTTCGTAGAACCTCTCCGGGTTCTCCACGGCCCAGATCTGCTTGCGGATGAGGTAGTTGTCTGGGTCGAGCTCAAGTCCCTGTCGCCAGCGCGCCAGCGCCTCGTCAGTGCTGCCGGCGTTGAAGAGTTCCAGTCCCTCGCGGAAGATCGCGTTGGCCTCCGAGTGCCCGGAGTCCACGTCCGTCGACTCTTCTCCGACTGGTGCCTCACCCTGACCCGAGAGCCAGCGTTCCAGGACCTCAGCCGTCTCGCTCCGCCGGATGTCGAACCCGCCGAGCGCACTGAAGTGCACGATTCCATCTTCGTCGATCAGGAACCCGTTCGGAATGGCCCTGAAGCCGTAGAGGTCGCTCAGTACGTTCTCCTGGTCGACGACAGTCGTGAACGTGGTGCCGGCCTCTTCAACGTAGTGTCGCGGCTTGTCTGACGACTGCGCATCGATTGCTACCGACAGGATCTCGACACCGCGTCCCCTGTTCTCTTCACTAAACCGCTGCCAGCCTGGCAGCTGCTCCCTGCATCCTCACCAGGACGCCCACATGAACAGGACGACCTTCCTGCCCCAGTCACCTGCCAGAGAAGGCAGCTCAAAGTCCGGGGCCGGGTCCCCCGCCACGATCGTTCTAAAGACAGTAGATGCCATGGTTGCAACTCCTCCTATATCTCGCTGTTACAGGTCCTCGATGGGACTATTTCTGATGAAGATAGACATCGCCGGCGGATGAAGATACTTCCCTAGCTAGGATTCAACTGCAGCGATGTCTGCTTCACTCGGCGAGTTCTGCAGACGAAGCTGTGCCAAGTCGTACTGGGCCTGTAGTCGCATCCAGAACTCCGCGTTGCTCCAACCCAAGCTCTCAAGGCCCAGGGCAACCTTCGGAGAGATCCCAATGCGTCCGTTCACGAGCCTGTACATGTTGTTCGGAGTAACCCCGATTCGCATGGCGCACTCCTTCACCGTCATGCCGACCTCGTCTATGCACTCCCGTACGCTCTCCCCCGGGTGTGGTGGGTTAATCATGGGGGGCCTCCTTCAATGATAGTCAACCAGGTCCACATCTACTGCCACACCTTCCTCAAATCGGAAGACTATTCGCCAGTTGCTAGTTACTCGAACACTCCATTGACCGGTACGATCACCTGTTAAAGGGTGTAGACGCGCACCGGGTAAGTCCATATCCCGAGAGGAGCGTGCGGCCGCGAGTTGCGCCAGGATTCGCCTGATACGACCAAGTAACTCCGGAGGTAGTCGACTCGGATCGTCGTGCTCCGCTAGTCGCCTCAGCCCCCGATGTCTGAACTCCATAAGGCATATTATGCCTTAAGAGGCCTAAGGCTCTCAATATGGATCCGGCTAACTATGTGGACTAAACCCAGCATGCAGAGTGAGTTGCCGTAAGGTCGAGGAGGTTGTGACCCGATACCACTGGGACGTCGGATATCGCAGCACACTCCTCGTCGCTCATATATACATTCCACCTACACCCTACATCCCCAGCTCCGTCATCGACCTGTCCAGTATCTCCACCCCGCGGTCCAGCTCTTCGTAGGTTGCCGTCATTGGGGGTGCTATGCGCCAGACGTTGGCGCTTGAGGCGTAGGACGCCTGCTGTAGGATGAGGCCGTTCTCCAGGCACTTCTTGGTGAGCTTCTGTGTCTCCTCTCCGGCCGGCTCCTTTGTCTCCGGGTCCTTGACCAGTTCCATGCCGAGCAGCAGTCCGCGTCCCCGCACGTCCCCGATGATCGGGTGGTCCTCTTTCATACTCATGTACGCATCCTTCAGGTACTGACCCTTGGCCCTCGCCTCGTCTGCCAGCCCCTCTGTCACCAGCACCTCTATCACCGCGAGCCCTACCGCCGCCGCGAACGGATCATTCTGGTGTGACGATATGAAGGCCATTCCCTTGTCGTGGCAAGTCTCCTCTATCTCCTTGGAAGTGATCATCGCCGACAGGGGAAGCCCCGCTCCGAGTGTCTTTGACAGCGCCAGGATGTCCGGTACGAAGTCGTCCTGCTCGAAGGCGAATGTGGCCCCCACTCTTCCCATGCCCGTCTGCGCCTCGTCCAGGATGAACAGCATCCCGCGCTCCTCGCACATCTGCTTCACCAGCGGGAAGTAACCTGGCGGAGGCTCGAGGATACCCGCCGCGCTGAGGATGGGTTCGGCGATGAAGGCAGCCAGGGACCCTGTGGACTGGGCCTCCACCATGTCGAACCCGAGCCTCGCGCAGGCGTAGTCGCAGGACGGGAAGGTCAGGTTTAGGGGACATCGATAGCAGTAGGGCGTGGGTATGGCGATACCGCCCGGCACCCAGGGGCCGTACCCGCCTCTCCGGTTGGAGAAGGTGACGCTCATTGCCCCGCCCGTGTGACCGTGGTATCCCTGCATCAACCCGACCACCTCTTCGCTGACGAAGTTGGTATTGAGGTGGAGGATGCGATCGGAGCTCCGCCTCAGGGCCTCGGTGATGGCCGGATGGTTGTGCCCGATGCTGGCGGCCATCTGACCCGAGCCGAAGTCGAAATACTCCTTCTCATCTGTGTCGACCACGGTTGCGCCCCGTCCGTGAGCGATGATGGGCTCCCCGAAGTCCTTCGAGGATCGGAACAGGTGCGCCTTAGCCTGTTCCAACAGTTCAGCTTTGTGGGAGTCTTCGGGCATTTCCTGATCCTTCCGTGAACAATGCATTCCGGCTTTGAGTAACGGGACAAAGAAAACGCCTAAACGTGGAAGACGTACATGCTCCTGTTCGACATTGGCAGGTCCACCCACGCGCCGCCCTGACGGTGGCTCTCGGCCACCGCTAGACACGCTTCGGTGAGGTTGTGGGCAACCCCGATCGGACCGCCACGCGGAGCCCGTCCGCTCTCGTACGCGTCTACGAGGTCTTCGATACAGGTGAAGGTTGACTGCTTCGTAGGGTTTTCGATCGTTGGAATCTCGAGGAATTTGATATGTCCAGATGTCATCTGGCTCGGGTCCACAGACTCAGGCTCCCTGTAGATCGCGCCTGCGCCCTGGTTCAGTGACCTGATGGACCCCTCGGTGCCGATGATCTCGAAGTCACGGGGACCCGCCGGAACTGACCACGCCTCGACGCCGTTTGCGAAGCGTATGTGGTAGGCGGAGTCCGGGTCTTCGTCCAGCCGGTTGTCCCTGATCTCCAGGTTGCGCGGAAGAAGCTCTCCGCGCACGGAGACGATGCCCGGGTCGCCCATCAGGTACGACAGCATGTCCATCGAGTGGATCTGCATGTGCATCAGGCTGCTGATTCGGGTGTAGGCAACCGCGTGTGTCGGCTCCCCGATGTCACCCCTCGCTATGGCGTCCTTCACGATGCCGAACCGGTCGTCGAATCGCATGAGAACGCCGGTGTTGACGATGGTGCCGTTGGCCCTGCACGCTTCCAGGATGCCGTCAGCGGCAGTTGCTGAGCTTGCGATGACCTTCTCGACGTAGAGCATGGGCACGCCGGCGTTGGCGGCGTGAGTCGCGACTTCGGCGTGGGAGTCCTCCCGGAAGTCCCTGTTGGGCGCCTTTTCGACAGGCTTGGGCAGTCCGGAGGCTGTCGTACAGACCGCGACATGTCGGGGCTTTCCCTGGCGATCATCTCCCTGTAGTCTTCGTAGACGCCGTCGATGCCCCACGTCTCCCCGAAGGCATCGCGCCTATCAGGAAGGATGTCGGCGCCAGCCACAAGCTCCAGCCTTTCCGAAGCGGCGCACGCGTTGGCTATGGACTCGTCGAGAGTGCTTCCGATCCGGCCAAGCCCGACGATTGCTACCCGGTACCTCTTCATTGCTTTCACCCTCTCCCCAGTCCTCTCCCAGGGGTAGATCAACTGATATTCGTTCGTCCCCGGATCACGTCCGGGGCAGGCTCTGAGCCTGTCGAAGTACACCCCCGTCCCCTGAATTTCCGCTTTCGCCGGAGTGACGATTTGCGGATACCTACCCCTACCCCTGTCAGAACCCTATTCCTGAGAGAGCGGGTATATGTGGTCAGACCGGCGCGTCTGCCCTCTCCCGCCGAACACGGGCTGGCACGTCGTCGTCCACGGTCTCGACAGACACCATCTTCAGGCTGCGATCCTCGAGGGGCAGGTCCACGCGGACGAAGCCGCGCCGGTGCGACTCTCGCATCGCGATGGCGATCTCGAGGCCCTTGAGCGCGTCCTCACCTGAGCACTTTGGATGGTGTCCGTTCTCGATCGACGAGAGGATGTCGTCGATTATGGTCAGTCCCATCCCCTGTATGTGGGTGGGCAACGGGAACTGGTGCCTGATCGGATTCTTGCGATCTATCGCCCCCGGTCTCTTGGGCGCCACACGTGGGAACGGCTCGTCAACAAAGCTGGTGAGCTCCCAGGACTGTGCGTCGTCAGGCGTGCGGATCCTGCCGTGCTCGCCTATGACATCGAAGTCCCACTCGGCTCCGCCCGACTCCATGCTTCTTACGAAGGCGCGTGCGCCGTTGTCGAACGCCAGGTAGCCGTTGCCCATTATGTCATCGTCGGAGCCGGCAGCCTCATTGGATTCCATCTCGCCGAGTACCCACTGCACATCGCCTCCCGCCAGGAATCTGATCGTGTCCAGTAGGTGGACGCCGTTATGGGACAGGGTACAGGCGGCGTGGGCCGTGATCTGCAGCACGTTTCCCAGGTGGCCTTCCTGAATGATTCTCCGCGCCTCGCTGTACATGGGATTCCATCGCCTGGCACAGTTCACGGCCAGCGACACTCCCTCATCATGGCAAACGCGCACGATCGCGTCAGCCTCCGAGAGACTGACTGCCAGGGGCTTCTCGGCCCATATCGCCTTCACACCGGCCTTTGCGACTCTCTGGACGATGTCGGGGCGGACTCGCGCGGTCGTGCAGATCGAAACGATGTCCGGCTTCTCTCTGTCGAGCATCTCCTCGAAGTCCGAGTAGAGGTGATCGTCGGTGAGTCCCCATCGCTCTCCGAATATCGATCGCTGCTCGTCGTGGATGTCTGCGCCAGCGACAAGTTCCACCCTCTGCGAATGTGTGTAGGCCGGAGCGTGGCAGTAGTGCAGGTACAGCGACCCTCCACGGGTGATCTCGTCGTCGAAGGTGCTCCCCATGCGGCCAAGGCCGATGATCGCAGCGCGATAGGTGGACATGTTGGCCTCCCTTTGCAGGTACAACCTTGAGGCTGTCTCAAATGTCCCTTCTCCCCTGGCGGGAGAAGGTTAGAGCCTGCCCCGGACTTGACCCGGCTGGACTGGTGCGGCCTATGTTCTACCTGCGGGGCAGTTGGGCGCAACACTGGACTGAAGGCCGTAATACCCGTCTACGAGCGCTGGTACACCTGTACGCGGAACCGGCAGCTTTCCACCACGAACAGCCTGCCCTCGTCGTCCACCTTCACCGAGGTCGGACCCCAGAACAGCTTTTCGATGTTGGCCGACTCCTCCCGCGAGCTGCCCTGCGCCATGGGCCCAAGCTCCGGCTCCATGTCCGACTGTAGACGCTCGCGCAGCTCATTGGCGTTGGCGTCGTAGTACTCGTAGCCCCACTTGGATATGCCAGACTCGCCGCGCATCTTGGCAAGAAAGCTCCCGTCTGGACGCAGCACCTGCACGCGCTCGTTGCCCCAGTCGGCGATAAGTATGTTCCCTTCGGAGTCCGTGGTGACCCCCGCCGGACGGTTGAACTCACCGTCACCGTCGCCCGGCGTGCCGTAGGTGGCCATATGCCGTCCCCCGGCGTCGAAGCGCTGCACGCGGTCGTTGCGCCAGTCTGACACGAGCACGTCCCCATCGGCGTCGACGTGTATGCCCCAGGGCAGGTT
Above is a genomic segment from Dehalococcoidia bacterium containing:
- a CDS encoding type II toxin-antitoxin system RelE/ParE family toxin, translating into MEFRHRGLRRLAEHDDPSRLPPELLGRIRRILAQLAAARSSRDMDLPGARLHPLTGDRTGQWSVRVTSNWRIVFRFEEGVAVDVDLVDYH
- a CDS encoding aminotransferase class III-fold pyridoxal phosphate-dependent enzyme; the encoded protein is MPEDSHKAELLEQAKAHLFRSSKDFGEPIIAHGRGATVVDTDEKEYFDFGSGQMAASIGHNHPAITEALRRSSDRILHLNTNFVSEEVVGLMQGYHGHTGGAMSVTFSNRRGGYGPWVPGGIAIPTPYCYRCPLNLTFPSCDYACARLGFDMVEAQSTGSLAAFIAEPILSAAGILEPPPGYFPLVKQMCEERGMLFILDEAQTGMGRVGATFAFEQDDFVPDILALSKTLGAGLPLSAMITSKEIEETCHDKGMAFISSHQNDPFAAAVGLAVIEVLVTEGLADEARAKGQYLKDAYMSMKEDHPIIGDVRGRGLLLGMELVKDPETKEPAGEETQKLTKKCLENGLILQQASYASSANVWRIAPPMTATYEELDRGVEILDRSMTELGM
- a CDS encoding redoxin domain-containing protein — translated: MPGWQRFSEENRGRGVEILSVAIDAQSSDKPRHYVEEAGTTFTTVVDQENVLSDLYGFRAIPNGFLIDEDGIVHFSALGGFDIRRSETAEVLERWLSGQGEAPVGEESTDVDSGHSEANAIFREGLELFNAGSTDEALARWRQGLELDPDNYLIRKQIWAVENPERFYEGDVDYTWQQEQLARGL
- a CDS encoding Gfo/Idh/MocA family oxidoreductase is translated as MSTYRAAIIGLGRMGSTFDDEITRGGSLYLHYCHAPAYTHSQRVELVAGADIHDEQRSIFGERWGLTDDHLYSDFEEMLDREKPDIVSICTTARVRPDIVQRVAKAGVKAIWAEKPLAVSLSEADAIVRVCHDEGVSLAVNCARRWNPMYSEARRIIQEGHLGNVLQITAHAACTLSHNGVHLLDTIRFLAGGDVQWVLGEMESNEAAGSDDDIMGNGYLAFDNGARAFVRSMESGGAEWDFDVIGEHGRIRTPDDAQSWELTSFVDEPFPRVAPKRPGAIDRKNPIRHQFPLPTHIQGMGLTIIDDILSSIENGHHPKCSGEDALKGLEIAIAMRESHRRGFVRVDLPLEDRSLKMVSVETVDDDVPARVRRERADAPV
- a CDS encoding alpha/beta fold hydrolase — its product is MQPEPFNVNISDDVLEDLRRRLSATRWPDELDGVGWDYGSTVDYIKELVDYWLNDFDWRAQERLINSFSNYKATVGDLGIHFVHERGQGPDPMPLVITHGWPGTFFEMYKLIPLLVDPASHGGDAGDSFDVVAPSLPGFGFSDHPTEPGIEVARTAALWVDLMTQVLGYPRFAAHGGDIGAGVTANLGYGHADSMIGIHLTAITRPMPYLGEGVAPLTDAESAHMRQREEWQQNEGAYAHMQGTKPQTLSYGLNDSPVGLAAWIVEKYRTWSDCDGDVESRFTKDELLTTITIYWATATIGSSTRMYKENQRHTWTMERDEKIQAQTGVAAFPFELSRPPREWGERSYNLQRWTPMPRGGHFAALEEPQILAEDIREFFRPMRGG
- a CDS encoding PIN domain-containing protein produces the protein MILLDTDVLVDIALDRHPHSEAASELMDRIENGAEAAYIAWHSVSNLYYLIAPTFGAVNAREFIVELTRFVSVATTGTEGIHYAAGLPMADFEDAMQVAAAQSCGARFIVTRNIRDYERSPIRAVNPQQALGELF
- a CDS encoding FAD-dependent oxidoreductase, with product MAKSADVVVIGAGVVGCSVAYYLAREGVSVTVLEREAIGSGASAHATGSLSLLGAEFTPGPSFQLARASFSEFEQIVPELESATGMDLLYQRRPSLRLALDDEEADLIKGMMVWQEPHVKMRWIDTQEVHSIEPRLSPSVVGAVYEDETAQLDSYRLNLALGGGAELKGADIIYREVTGLVTSGSTVSGVRTASADIHCDTVVIAAGTWSRAFTPWLGFPVPVRPLKGERLLLSYPGDPLPVLISSPKRGHMISRMDGFTSVGSTGGRDYDQRLLFAGEEFDRQPTASARMELLQRAIDVLPDLERAELVQQLAGSRPLSPDGNPIIGPVPGWEGVLLATGHTTKGIHLGPITGLVIADYVCRGSTQVVSDMAEFLPNRFADFADADFLPAAQAVEE
- a CDS encoding HigA family addiction module antidote protein, whose protein sequence is MINPPHPGESVRECIDEVGMTVKECAMRIGVTPNNMYRLVNGRIGISPKVALGLESLGWSNAEFWMRLQAQYDLAQLRLQNSPSEADIAAVES
- a CDS encoding Gfo/Idh/MocA family oxidoreductase, whose product is MKRYRVAIVGLGRIGSTLDESIANACAASERLELVAGADILPDRRDAFGETWGIDGVYEDYREMIARESPDMSRSVRQPPDCPSLSKRRPTGTSGRTPTPKSRLTPPTPACPCSTSRRSSQAQQLPLTASWKRAGPTAPSSTPAFSCDSTTGSAS